A genomic window from Triticum urartu cultivar G1812 chromosome 7, Tu2.1, whole genome shotgun sequence includes:
- the LOC125522331 gene encoding F-box/FBD/LRR-repeat protein At2g26030-like isoform X1, translating into MAEASGDGSMEDRISALPDELLIHVLSHLRSRKAVQTCVLARRWRYLWRSVTCIDVSFEEFEDRAAADDLEREEMFKMFVNHLLILRERVDLKEFRLQYSLVVGVGRLSANSDEANLWIRHALQYKAQTVKIGNHSEPLQLLPWVFTSTYLKRLHITNAQLILGFFDRLRKGCPALEYLFLSICDIEDLDIFSDTLKVLILSDTIGFSFSFEHDAQVSISAPSLISLSVQECPSGARLPILKNMSSLETASVLLSEGDITTCDADGIRQFLGGLSGVRSLDFYYGDRQLEVKNNHGWCPTFNNLTNLTLDRWCMHADLYAMIVFLQNSPNLKKLTLKLNEPRYHNEVVSAVIGELEDRSFTCEQLEIVEIICSKGNELLLLGLKQFLLEESGIRPDQMRVSHQN; encoded by the exons ATGGCGGAGGCGTCGGGCGACGGGAGCATGGAAGACAGGATCAGCGCCCTCCCGGACGAGCTCCTCATCCATGTTCTCTCCCACCTGCGCTCACGCAAAGCTGTGCAGACATGCGTGCTGGCACGGCGCTGGCGATACCTCTGGCGGTCGGTGACCTGCATCGACGTGTCTTTCGAGGAATTTGAGGACAGGGCTGCTGCAGACGACTTGGAGCGCGAGGAGATGTTCAAGATGTTTGTGAACCATTTGCTGATTCTCCGTGAACGCGTAGACCTGAAGGAGTTCCGGCTGCAGTACAGCTTGGTGGTCGGGGTCGGCCGCCTCAGTGCTAACTCTGATGAAGCCAACCTATGGATCCGCCATGCGTTACAGTACAAGGCTCAGACTGTCAAGATAGGCAATCACAGCGAACCTCTGCAGCTTCTTCCCTGGGTATTCACTTCAACGTACTTGAAAAGACTGCACATTACCAATGCTCAACTGATCCTAGGTTTCTTTGACCGCCTCCGAAAAGGCTGCCCAGCATTGGAATATCTCTTCCTATCAATCTGCGACATTGAGGACCTTGACATTTTCTCTGACACACTCAAGGTTTTGATCCTCTCTGATACTATCGGGTTCTCATTCTCATTTGAGCACGATGCCCAAGTCTCTATTTCTGCTCCAAGCCTCATTTCTCTGTCCGTCCAAGAGTGTCCTTCCGGGGCCAGGCTACCTATACTAAAGAACATGTCATCACTAGAGACTGCATCAGTATTGCTTTCAGAAGGAGATATCACAACTTGTGATGCTGATGGTATCAGGCAGTTTCTCGGGGGCCTCTCTGGTGTTAGAAGTTTGGATTTCTATTATGGGGATAGACAG CTGGAGGTGAAAAATAATCACGGATGGTGCCCAACATTCAACAATCTTACAAACCTGACTCTTGATAGGTGGTGCATGCATGCGGACTTATATGCCATGATAGTCTTCCTTCAGAACTCACCTAATCTGAAGAAGCTAACTCTTAAACTAAACGAG CCACGATATCACAACGAGGTTGTATCTGCAGTCATCGGCGAGCTGGAGGATAGATCGTTTACATGTGAACAGCTTGAGATTGTCGAAATCATATGTTCGAAGGGAAATGAGCTGCTGCTACTTGGGTTGAAACAGTTTTTGCTAGAAGAGAGTGGCATAAGGCCTGATCAGATGCGTGTCAGTCACCAGAACTAA
- the LOC125522331 gene encoding F-box/FBD/LRR-repeat protein At2g26030-like isoform X2 has translation MAEASGDGSMEDRISALPDELLIHVLSHLRSRKAVQTCVLARRWRYLWRSVTCIDVSFEEFEDRAAADDLEREEMFKMFVNHLLILRERVDLKEFRLQYSLVVGVGRLSANSDEANLWIRHALQYKAQTVKIGNHSEPLQLLPWVFTSTYLKRLHITNAQLILGFFDRLRKGCPALEYLFLSICDIEDLDIFSDTLKVLILSDTIGFSFSFEHDAQVSISAPSLISLSVQECPSGARLPILKNMSSLETASVLLSEGDITTCDADGIRQFLGGLSGVRSLDFYYGDRQLEVKNNHGWCPTFNNLTNLTLDRWCMHADLYAMIVFLQNSPNLKKLTLKLNESSASWRIDRLHVNSLRLSKSYVRREMSCCYLG, from the exons ATGGCGGAGGCGTCGGGCGACGGGAGCATGGAAGACAGGATCAGCGCCCTCCCGGACGAGCTCCTCATCCATGTTCTCTCCCACCTGCGCTCACGCAAAGCTGTGCAGACATGCGTGCTGGCACGGCGCTGGCGATACCTCTGGCGGTCGGTGACCTGCATCGACGTGTCTTTCGAGGAATTTGAGGACAGGGCTGCTGCAGACGACTTGGAGCGCGAGGAGATGTTCAAGATGTTTGTGAACCATTTGCTGATTCTCCGTGAACGCGTAGACCTGAAGGAGTTCCGGCTGCAGTACAGCTTGGTGGTCGGGGTCGGCCGCCTCAGTGCTAACTCTGATGAAGCCAACCTATGGATCCGCCATGCGTTACAGTACAAGGCTCAGACTGTCAAGATAGGCAATCACAGCGAACCTCTGCAGCTTCTTCCCTGGGTATTCACTTCAACGTACTTGAAAAGACTGCACATTACCAATGCTCAACTGATCCTAGGTTTCTTTGACCGCCTCCGAAAAGGCTGCCCAGCATTGGAATATCTCTTCCTATCAATCTGCGACATTGAGGACCTTGACATTTTCTCTGACACACTCAAGGTTTTGATCCTCTCTGATACTATCGGGTTCTCATTCTCATTTGAGCACGATGCCCAAGTCTCTATTTCTGCTCCAAGCCTCATTTCTCTGTCCGTCCAAGAGTGTCCTTCCGGGGCCAGGCTACCTATACTAAAGAACATGTCATCACTAGAGACTGCATCAGTATTGCTTTCAGAAGGAGATATCACAACTTGTGATGCTGATGGTATCAGGCAGTTTCTCGGGGGCCTCTCTGGTGTTAGAAGTTTGGATTTCTATTATGGGGATAGACAG CTGGAGGTGAAAAATAATCACGGATGGTGCCCAACATTCAACAATCTTACAAACCTGACTCTTGATAGGTGGTGCATGCATGCGGACTTATATGCCATGATAGTCTTCCTTCAGAACTCACCTAATCTGAAGAAGCTAACTCTTAAACTAAACGAG TCATCGGCGAGCTGGAGGATAGATCGTTTACATGTGAACAGCTTGAGATTGTCGAAATCATATGTTCGAAGGGAAATGAGCTGCTGCTACTTGGGTTGA